From the genome of Sphingobacterium sp. UGAL515B_05:
AACGTGCCTCATCAATTGCTGCTTTCAACAATTTACGTTCTTTCGTTCCGACAGCGTATGTATACACCGGTTCATTGGCAGGAACAGGAACTGTAAAAAATCCTTTAGACATATTACAATTATTAATTATTCACCAAAAAATACTATTTATGAATCGTGAAGCGAACAAGTCCGTTCATTCCATTATTTGCATCAGAAACCATGGTTTCAACCTGTTAGCATCACACTAAATAGCGTTAATAGAAGTAAAATTACCTCAAATTTTATGAATACCCAAAGTTACTGTCCCTCTTTGAGCACCTTGGAAAAGATACGTTTAAATTTTTCCAATTTCGGTTTAATCACCAACTGGCAGTATGGCTCTTTTCCATTTAATCTATAATAATCTTGATGATAGTCCTCTGCCGGATAAAATACTGTTGCCGGAACTACTTCTGTTACAATAGTTTTATTAAAAACATGCTCCTTCTCTAACGCCGAAAGATAATATTGCGTCTTATCAAGCTGCTCTTTATTGTGTACAAAAATAGCTGAACGATATTGGGTGCCAACATCATTCCCTTGACGATTGAGCTCCGTTGGATCGTGTGCTACAAAAAAGGCTTCCAATAGTTTGTCGTAGCTGATCACTTTTGGATCAAAAATAATATTGGTCGCTTCCGCATGTCCTGTACTCCCGGTACAAACCTGCGCATAACTCGGATTTGCCACCCATCCGCCAGTATATCCTGAAATAACATTTACGACACCCTTTAACTCTTTAAATTGTGCCTCAGTACACCAAAAACACCCTGCTGCAAATGTTGCTGTATCCAAACTCGCCGTATTTTTAGCAGGCAATTTG
Proteins encoded in this window:
- the msrA gene encoding peptide-methionine (S)-S-oxide reductase MsrA; translated protein: MRNILILLTALFVLNSCQGQQQGLRVKKTDFTKLPAKNTASLDTATFAAGCFWCTEAQFKELKGVVNVISGYTGGWVANPSYAQVCTGSTGHAEATNIIFDPKVISYDKLLEAFFVAHDPTELNRQGNDVGTQYRSAIFVHNKEQLDKTQYYLSALEKEHVFNKTIVTEVVPATVFYPAEDYHQDYYRLNGKEPYCQLVIKPKLEKFKRIFSKVLKEGQ